One window of the Triticum dicoccoides isolate Atlit2015 ecotype Zavitan chromosome 3B, WEW_v2.0, whole genome shotgun sequence genome contains the following:
- the LOC119275995 gene encoding uncharacterized protein LOC119275995 has protein sequence MARIRAATPPLAWIRTAAHRNRARPPLPQQSTLPQLGARVMAAIGGSVPRCLPPPRCSKLEAVTRLPPGRGHLPSCRCTGSTMDAPTPPPPEISAPTYGRDLLPTRGCVEQHLVLANA, from the exons ATGGCCAGGATCCGCGCCGCCACGCCTCCATTGGCCTGGATCCGCACCGCCGCGCACCGAAACAGGGCCCGTCCACCTCTGCCGCAACAGTCTACCCTCCCGCAGCTGGGGGCGCGTGTGATGGCTGCCATCGGTGGCAGCGTGCCCAGATGCCTCCCTCCCCCACGGTGCAGCAAGCTCGAGGCCGTCACCAGACTCCCACCTGGTCGTGGACATCTCCCCTCCTGCCGCTGCACGGGCTCCACCATGGACGCCCCCACTCCTCCACCCCCCGAG ATTTCTGCACCTACATACGGCCGTGATCTGCTGCCCACCCGTGGTTGCGTCGAGCAACATCTTGTGCTCGCCAACGCGTGA